Within Pseudomonas cichorii, the genomic segment TACACTGCGCTCGCACCTGGAATTACCGAACCTCGACCTGCCGGCGTAAAGCCGACACGCTAGCCCCATCTCACGGCAGGTGGGGCTCATGCTGCATTGAATCAGGCAAGGGTGATGCGGTTGGCAGATTTAATTATGTAATGGGGAAGAGCACCACCTTCAAGCAGAGTACTTACGCAATGAACTCCGGATAATTAATCGACAGCGGAATCTCTTTGTGCGGGTTGAAAGAGTCGTACGGGTTGGAAATATGCCCTTTCTTGGTCGGGTGCCGTGTAAAGAAAATCAGCATGTCTCGCGTGGCTCGTGAATCACTCACGGCCGCATGAACAGGTGAAAGACTGTGCTTTCTCTTGTGATCGACGATCAGCAATGTATCCAGAAATTTTTTGTGCTGCGCCTGCCCCAGGCGATATTCGGGGTTGGCCTCATTCCATCGGGTTCCATTCTTTTCTCTGTTGTCATGGATAAACGTGATGGCGCTATTATCCGTAATATTCTCTTTGCCCAACAGCGTCGTCATCGTATGGTCGACCCCATCGGCATGTACACCTTCCAGAGCCGGCTCCCCGAGCAATTGCGGTGTCGTGATGGTTCTCAAATTGAACACCGTGGACACCAGGCTGGTGGAATCATAATCAAGGCTTGGCCGCGGGCTTATAGAAGTGTACTTGATCATGTAGGCCTTGAAAAGCAGCAGCGCTTGAAACGCACGGTTCAATTGCAGGTCATCACCAATCCCCCTGAACTCTCTGACCTTCCCCGAGTCATGGCGAACAAAGTCTTCCTGGGCAGAAAGAACAAAAGGTTGAAACTCGATCCTGTTGATCTTTGAGTTGGCGAAGTCCAGCTCAAAACGCCCGTTCCTTGATTCGCGAAAAGGCAGGGTTGGATCAGGAGGCAGGTTATCGCTGACACTCTTGAGCGCTTCAAGATCCTCGTCCGTGGCCCCCAAGCCTTTTACGATTCTCGTTACATCATCCCCGTCCAAAGAAATGAAGCTTTCCCTGACATACGCGGATTTTACTTCAGACAAAAAACTGACCAGATTAAAACTACCCATTTTAAACCTCATTTAAATGATTGCTGCCATGCACTGATGAGTTCGATATTAATGAGACGTTTGGCCACGTGGATACGTGGACCACTTACTTAATAGGCTTCATCCCTCCTACGCCATTGACAATCCCGAAAAGCAAACTCAAAATCCTTTATCACTTTATGTCTTCAGGGAAGAACATGTTAAAAGCCAGGTTTCACAACAATGCTGTCCTGCTTATTTCCTGCCTGTTCGTTGTACTGTGGTCCACCGGCTTTATCGTTGGAAGAATGATCGTTGGCTCCGCGTCTCCCAACATCTTTCTTGCCAGTCGTTTTTTTCTTTCCTTTTTACTGTTCACTTTCACAGCGGCCTTGCTGAAAAAAATATGGCCTCCCCTTAATGAGTGGCACAAGCACATATTCGCGGGCCTGCTCATTAACGGTCTTTATCTGGGCGGAAGCTACTGGGCCATTTCAAAAGGATTGCCCGCCGCCCTGATGGCTCTGCTGGGTGCCCTGCAACCGCTGCTGACGGTCGTGATTTCGATAGCCTTTATGAAGGGAAGAATCGCGCCCCTTCAAGCGCTGGGCATCTTCATTGGACTGTCCGGCGTAACCCTTGTCCTTTCCCCGTCATTTCAAACAGGCAGCCACATTGATTACTCGCTTTCAGTCTTGCTGATTGCCATACTTTCCGTTTTCTCGATAACGTTTGGCACCATCCTGCAAAAGACTTCACTCGGAAAATCTGAACTTTTGCCCTCCATGGCCATACAGAACCTGTTTTCATCGGTTGCCGCACTGATATTTATCGTGCTCCTTGACGAGTCACACCTGATCGTCAATGCAAACTTTATATTTTCTCTTGCCTGGGCCGTATTGGTCTTATCAGGATTGGGAACGCTGTCCCTGGTCTGGCTGATCCGAAACGGGGACATGACCAAGACAACATCCCTGTTACTACTCGCCCCGCCGTTGGCGGCATTAGAGGCTTGGGCCTTTTTTGGAGATAAGCTCGTGCC encodes:
- a CDS encoding DMT family transporter; its protein translation is MDTWTTYLIGFIPPTPLTIPKSKLKILYHFMSSGKNMLKARFHNNAVLLISCLFVVLWSTGFIVGRMIVGSASPNIFLASRFFLSFLLFTFTAALLKKIWPPLNEWHKHIFAGLLINGLYLGGSYWAISKGLPAALMALLGALQPLLTVVISIAFMKGRIAPLQALGIFIGLSGVTLVLSPSFQTGSHIDYSLSVLLIAILSVFSITFGTILQKTSLGKSELLPSMAIQNLFSSVAALIFIVLLDESHLIVNANFIFSLAWAVLVLSGLGTLSLVWLIRNGDMTKTTSLLLLAPPLAALEAWAFFGDKLVPIQIAGFILSLLGVWFCRVKVAPPITQ
- a CDS encoding 2OG-Fe dioxygenase family protein encodes the protein MGSFNLVSFLSEVKSAYVRESFISLDGDDVTRIVKGLGATDEDLEALKSVSDNLPPDPTLPFRESRNGRFELDFANSKINRIEFQPFVLSAQEDFVRHDSGKVREFRGIGDDLQLNRAFQALLLFKAYMIKYTSISPRPSLDYDSTSLVSTVFNLRTITTPQLLGEPALEGVHADGVDHTMTTLLGKENITDNSAITFIHDNREKNGTRWNEANPEYRLGQAQHKKFLDTLLIVDHKRKHSLSPVHAAVSDSRATRDMLIFFTRHPTKKGHISNPYDSFNPHKEIPLSINYPEFIA